GTGCCTTCGGGACGTAGATCGAGGTGAACAGGCGGACGCCGTCGCGCATCGGCACCATCCGCTCCATCTTCGTGTAGTGCTGGCGGACCCAGTCGGCCTGGGCGTCGGCGGCGGGCATGAGGGCGAGGGCGAGGACGAAGAGGGCGAGGCGTCGGACCGGGAGCATCTGGCGCGGGGTGGGGCGCCGGAAAGGTAGCGGAGGGTCGAGAGCGGGCCGGGGACGAGGTGGTACCCTTCGGCCTCCCACCCCGCCCGCCCGTGCGCCTCCTCGCCGCCGCCGTGATCCTCGCCTCCACCGCCTCGGCCCAGCCCCTCGACCTCCGCGAGGACCCCGGTCTCAGCGACGCCCTCGTCGGCCTCACCGAGGCCGCCGGCCTCGGTGGGTCGTTCGACGTGGGCGAGGACGGGACGCAGGTCACGTCGCTCGTCGTCGTCGACCTCGCGGGGCCGGAGCCGGTCTGGGGCGGCGTCGCGCCCGACGCGTTCCTCTACCCGGCCAGCGTCTACAAGATGTACGTCGCCGCCGAGGTGCTGCGGCAAGTGCTGGAGGGCCGCTACGACCTCGACGACCCGCGCGTGGTGACGCCCCACAACGCTGTCGACACGGCGCGCGAGGTGCTCTCGGACCCGCGCCCGCTCCTCGCCGCCGGCGACACCGTGACGGTCGGGTACCTCCTCGACCTGATGGTCACGCGGAGCGACAACAGCGCGGCCAACGAGCTGATCGACCTCGCCACGCGCCCGGCCGTCGACTCGCTGATGCACCGCTACGGGTGGGAGGGCAGCGAGGTCACCCGGAAGTTCCTGCCCCGGAGCGTCGAGGACGAGGGCTACGCCGACGTCCCGAGCACGATGACGTCGGGCCGGCACGCGGCCGAGTTTCTCGCGCTGGCCGCGACGGACCGGCTCGTCCACCCCTGGGTGAGCCGCCGCCTCGTGGCGTTGCTGACGAACCAGCTCGACAAGACGAAGCTGGCGGCGGGCCTGCCACGGGAGGCCGTCTACGCCCACAAGACCGGCTGGTGGAGCTTTTGGACGCACGACGTCGGCGTCGTCCGCGACGGCGAGGTCCACTACGCGATCGCCCTCCTCACGCCGGTCCTCGAGGCCGAGGCGCGGCCGCGGATGGCCGAGGTCGGCGCGGCCGTCCACGCGCTGATGCGGGCGCGGGGCGCGCGCTGACCCCGTCCGCCTCGGCGTCGAGGCGGAGGGGCCCGGGGCCGGCACCGCGCGCCGGTAGCTTCCCGTCATGCCCGACGACCTCTTCGCCGCCGCCGCCGAACGCCGCCGCCAGCGGTCCGCCCCGCTCGCCGACCGGATGCGGCCGCGCACGCTCGACGAGTACGTCGGGCAGCCCCACGTCCTCGCGCCGGGCAAGCTCCTCCGCCGCGCCGTCGAGGCCGACCGCGTGACGAGCCTCATCCTGTTCGGCCCGCCCGGGACCGGCAAGACGACGCTCGCCCGGATCATCGCCAACACGACGCGGAAGCACTTCGCCAGCCTCAACGCCGTGCTGGCCGGCGTCAGGGACATCCGCGAGCAGATCGCGGCGGCGCAGGAGCGGCTCCGGCTCCACGGCCAGGGCACCATCCTGTTCGTGGACGAGGTCCACCGGTTCAACAAGAGCCAGCAGGACGCGCTGCTGCCGCACGTCGAGAACGGGACGGTCACGTTCGTCGGCGCGACGACCGAGAACCCGTACTTCGAGGTCAACAAGGCGCTCGTCTCGCGGAGCCGGGTCTTTGAGCTCCACACACTCACCGAGGCCGACCTCCGCGCTGTCGTCGTCCAGGCGCTCGCCGACGCCGAGCGCGGCTACGGCGACCTCTCCGTCACGGTGGACGAGGACGCGCTCAGCCACCTCGTGAGCACGGCCAACGGCGACGCCCGCTCGCTCCTCAACGCGCTCGAGCTGGCCGTCGAGACGACCGAGGCGGACGAGGCCGGCCAGATCCGCGTGACGCTGGAGGTCGCGGAGGACTCGATCCAGCAGCGGGCCGTCCTCTACGACAAGGACGGCGACGCCCACTACGACACGGTCTCGGCCTTCATCAAGTCGATGCGCGGCTCCGACCCCGACGCGGCGCTCTACTGGATGGCCCGGATGATCTACGCCGGCGAGGACCCCCGCTTCGTCCTCCGGCGGATGCTGATCTTCGCCTGCGAGGACGTGGGGCTGGCGGATCCGAACGCCGTCCGTGAGGCGGTCGCCTGCATGCAGGCGTTCGAGTTTGTCGGGATGCCGGAGGGGCGCTTCATGCTCGGCCAGCTCTGCGTCTACCTCGCCACGGCGCCCAAGAGCAACTCGAACTTCGCCTTCTTCAGCGCACTCGAGCACGTGGCGAAGGAGCAGACGCTCAACGTGCCGAACCCGCTCAAGGACGCGTCCCGCGACAAGAAGGGCCTCGGCCACGGGGAGGGCTACAAGTACCCCCACGCCTACCGCGACCACTACGTCCCGGAGCAGTACCTCCCGGGCGGGATGCAGGGGACGTACTTCTACGAGCCGTCCGACCAGGGGTACGAGGCCCGGTTGCAGGGGCGGCTGGAGCAGCTCCGCCAGCGGGACGCGGAGGAGAGCCTCGAAAAGCGGGTCCAGCGCTACGCGGAGGACGCCGAGTAGCCCCGCCTCGGCGCCGAGGCGGGCGGCCTCAGGCCATCGCGAAGGCGTCGGACCCGACGGGCGCCTTCGCGTGGGGCAGGGCGAACCAGAACCGCGTGCCCTCGCCGGGCCGGCTCTCCACGCCGCACGTGCCGCCGAGCCGCTCGGCGATCCGCCGCACGATCGACAGGCCGAGGCCGTGCCCCTCGACCTCCGTCGTGCCGACGCGGGAGAAGGCGGCGAACAGGCCGGCCTGCGCCTCTGGCGAGAGCCCCGGGCCGTCGTCGTGGACCCAGAACCGGGCGTGGCCGGACGCCGGGACGTCGGCGCCGAGCGTGACCGTCGGCCCGCCGTACTTGGCGGCGTTCGAGAGGTAGTTGACCCAGACCTCCTCGACCCACGGCGCGTGGCCCACCGCGACGGGCCACCGCTCGGGGCGCGCGGCCGGCTCGACGACCTCGGTCCCGGCTTGGCGGAGGCGGGCGAGCGCCTCGTCCACGATGGCGCCCATCGCCATCGGCTGCAGGTTGACGGCCGCCCGGCGGACGCCGGCGAGCAGGAGCAGCTCGTGAACGACCGTCCCCATCTTCTGCGCCGCGCGGACGACGCTGTCGGCGAGCTCGTGGTGCTCGCCGGTCGTGAGCTCCGGCCCCTCGTCGCGGAGGACTTCGGCCCATCCGATCACGCCCTGGACGGAGTTCTTGAGGTCGTGGGCGACCGTGTGGGCG
This sequence is a window from Rubrivirga marina. Protein-coding genes within it:
- a CDS encoding serine hydrolase, translated to MRLLAAAVILASTASAQPLDLREDPGLSDALVGLTEAAGLGGSFDVGEDGTQVTSLVVVDLAGPEPVWGGVAPDAFLYPASVYKMYVAAEVLRQVLEGRYDLDDPRVVTPHNAVDTAREVLSDPRPLLAAGDTVTVGYLLDLMVTRSDNSAANELIDLATRPAVDSLMHRYGWEGSEVTRKFLPRSVEDEGYADVPSTMTSGRHAAEFLALAATDRLVHPWVSRRLVALLTNQLDKTKLAAGLPREAVYAHKTGWWSFWTHDVGVVRDGEVHYAIALLTPVLEAEARPRMAEVGAAVHALMRARGAR
- a CDS encoding AAA family ATPase — translated: MPDDLFAAAAERRRQRSAPLADRMRPRTLDEYVGQPHVLAPGKLLRRAVEADRVTSLILFGPPGTGKTTLARIIANTTRKHFASLNAVLAGVRDIREQIAAAQERLRLHGQGTILFVDEVHRFNKSQQDALLPHVENGTVTFVGATTENPYFEVNKALVSRSRVFELHTLTEADLRAVVVQALADAERGYGDLSVTVDEDALSHLVSTANGDARSLLNALELAVETTEADEAGQIRVTLEVAEDSIQQRAVLYDKDGDAHYDTVSAFIKSMRGSDPDAALYWMARMIYAGEDPRFVLRRMLIFACEDVGLADPNAVREAVACMQAFEFVGMPEGRFMLGQLCVYLATAPKSNSNFAFFSALEHVAKEQTLNVPNPLKDASRDKKGLGHGEGYKYPHAYRDHYVPEQYLPGGMQGTYFYEPSDQGYEARLQGRLEQLRQRDAEESLEKRVQRYAEDAE